In Fusarium verticillioides 7600 chromosome 4, whole genome shotgun sequence, the following proteins share a genomic window:
- a CDS encoding T-complex protein 1 subunit gamma, with protein sequence MQAPVVVMNTNSGERQTGRKAQLSNIAAAKTVADIIRSCLGPKAMLKMLLDPMGGIVLTNDGHAILREIEVSHPAAKSMIELSRTQDEEVGDGTTTVIILAGEILAQALPQLDRNIHPVVIISAFKRALKDALEIIEEISLPIDVNDDKAMYQLISSSIGTKFVSRWMDQMCDLALKAVRTVTWEAGNGKTEVDIKRYARVEKVPGGEIEDSRVLDGLMLNKDITHPKMRRRIENPRIVLLDCPLEYKKGESQTNIEITKEDDWNRILQIEEEQVKALCEAIVAVKPDLVITEKGVSDLAQHYFMKANITALRRVRKTDNNRIARATGATIVNRVEDLQDSDVGTRCGLFEIEKIGDEYFTFLTKCQDPKACTVLLRGPSKDVLNEIERNLQDAMGVARNVMFSPRLSPGGGATEMAVSVRLGQLAKSIEGVQQWPYKAVADALEVIPRTLVQNAGKSPVRVLTDLRAKQAEGKSTWGVNGDTGAIADMKEYGVWEPQAIKLQSIKTAIEAACLLLRVDDICSAKKAAQIGGGGGGEE encoded by the exons ATGCAGGCTCCGGTGGTGGTTATGA ACACCAACAGTGGTGAGAGGCAGACTGGCCGGAAAGCCCAGCTGTCCAatattgctgctgccaaaAC TGTTGCCGACATCATTCGATCATGCCTCGGCCCCAAGGCCATGCTAAAGATGCTGCTCGACCCCATGGGCGGTATCGTTCTCACAAATGACGGACATGCTATCCTCCGAGAAATTGAGGTCTCCCACCCTGCCGCGAAGAGCATGATTGAGCTCAGCCGGACAcaagatgaggaagttggagatggaaccACAACCGTCATTATTCTGG CCGGTGAGATTCTTGCCCAAGCTCTTCCCCAGCTCGACCGTAACATCCACCCTGTCGTCATCATTTCCGCCTTCAAGCGAGCCCTCAAAGATGCCCTTGAGATCATCGAAGAGATCTCTCTGCCGATCGATGTCAacgatgacaaggccatGTACCAgctcatctcttcttcaattgGCACCAAGTTCGTTTCTCGATGGATGGATCAGATGTGCGACCTCGCCCTCAAGGCTGTCCGCACTGTGACATGGGAGGCTGGTAACGGCAAGACTGAAGTCGACATCAAGCGATATGCCAGAGTGGAAAAGGTACCTGGCGGTGAGATCGAGGACAGCAGAGTTCTTGACGGTCTTATGCTCAACAAGGATATCACACATCCCAAGATGCGCCGGCGCATTGAGAACCCCCGAATCGTTCTCCTCGACTGCCCCCTTGAGTACAAGAAGGGCGAGTCTCAAACCAACATCGAGATTACCAAGGAGGATGACTGGAACCGAATTCTgcagattgaggaggagcaggTCAAGGCTTTGTGCGAGGCTATTGTCGCTGTCAAGCCTGATCTTGTCATTACGGAGAAGGGAGTGTCTG ATCTTGCCCAGCACTACTTCATGAAGGCCAATATTACAGCTCTTCGCCGAGTTCGAAAGACCGATAACAACAGAATAGCCCGCGCTACCGGTGccaccatcgtcaacagAGTAGAGGATCTCCAGGACTCCGATGTCGGTACCAGATGTGGCTTGttcgagattgagaagatcggAGACGAGTACTTCACATTCCTTACCAAGTGCCAGGACCCTAAGGCCTGCACAGTCCTTCTCCGAGGTCCCTCCAAGGATGTCCTCAACGAGATCGAGCGAAACCTCCAGGATGCCATGGGTGTCGCACGAAATGTTATGTTCTCTCCTCGGTTATCGCCTGGAGGTGGTGCTACGGAGATGGCCGTATCCGTGAGATTGGGGCAACTCGCCAAGAGCATTGAGGGTGTCCAGCAGTGGCCCTACAAGGCTGTAGCAGATGCTCTTGAGGTTATTCCTCGTACTCTCGTTCAGAATGCTGGTAAGAGCCCTGTCCGTGTGTTGACAGATCTCCGAGCCAAGCAGGCCGAGGGTAAGAGCACCTGGGGTGTCAATGGTGATACAGGTGCCATTGCAGATATGAAAGAGTACGGAGTGTGGGAGCCTCAGGCTATTAAGCTCCAGAGTATCAAGACCGCCATTGAG GCTGCTTGCCTTTTGCTCCGAGTTGATGACATTTGCagtgccaagaaggctgcgCAGATTGGTGGCGGCGGGGGTGGTGAAGAATAA